A genome region from Geothermobacter hydrogeniphilus includes the following:
- the mtaB gene encoding tRNA (N(6)-L-threonylcarbamoyladenosine(37)-C(2))-methylthiotransferase MtaB, translated as MDQVKRTVAIATLGCKTNQFESAAMEERLREAGYQVIPFEEGADLVVVNTCTVTAATDSQSRNLIRRARRLNFDCRVIVTGCYAQIDPSAISSIPGVAMVIGNDEKKDLLRYLAEEHEAQFVAVDNHSHSRGQLPLSLSSFTERSRAFVQIQSGCDAFCSYCIIPYARGSSRSLPTSDVLRQIAGLAERGFPEVVLTGIHMGAYGRDLEPETNLLELVRRIEDEIELPRLRLGSLEPTEIPDGLLSLMSDSDKICPHLHIPLQAGDNEVLRRMNRHYDTAFFHQLIERIHRKLPEAAIGLDVIAGFPGESEVEFENTRRLIENLPISHLHVFPYSRRPGTPAASMPDQVPGDVARQRCAILRSLGERKNRSFAEQFIGRVLEVVVEGGNRGGWGRGLARNYLTVQFRGGSKLQGRRAWVKVEGWSPAGLRGSLI; from the coding sequence ATGGATCAAGTGAAGCGGACCGTTGCTATTGCCACTCTCGGCTGCAAGACCAACCAGTTCGAGTCGGCGGCCATGGAGGAGCGGTTGCGCGAAGCCGGCTACCAGGTGATCCCCTTCGAGGAGGGGGCCGACCTGGTGGTGGTCAATACCTGCACGGTGACCGCCGCCACCGACTCCCAGTCACGCAACCTGATCCGCCGCGCCCGACGGCTCAACTTTGACTGCCGGGTGATCGTCACCGGTTGCTACGCCCAGATCGACCCGTCCGCCATCAGTTCCATCCCCGGCGTGGCGATGGTGATCGGTAATGACGAGAAAAAGGATTTGCTGCGTTACCTTGCCGAGGAGCATGAGGCTCAGTTCGTTGCCGTCGACAACCACAGCCACAGTCGGGGCCAACTGCCGCTCTCCCTCTCCAGTTTTACCGAACGCAGCCGTGCTTTTGTCCAGATCCAGAGCGGTTGTGACGCTTTCTGTTCCTACTGCATCATTCCCTACGCCCGCGGCAGCAGCAGATCGCTTCCGACTTCAGACGTCCTGCGTCAGATTGCCGGTCTTGCCGAGCGTGGGTTCCCCGAGGTGGTGCTGACCGGTATCCACATGGGGGCCTATGGCAGGGATCTTGAGCCGGAGACGAACCTGCTGGAACTGGTGCGCCGGATTGAGGATGAGATCGAACTGCCGCGTCTGCGTCTCGGTTCGCTGGAGCCGACCGAAATTCCCGACGGTCTGCTTTCCCTGATGTCCGATTCGGACAAGATCTGCCCGCATCTGCATATTCCGCTGCAGGCCGGGGACAACGAAGTTCTCAGGCGGATGAACCGCCACTACGATACCGCCTTTTTTCACCAGTTGATCGAGCGGATTCACCGGAAGTTGCCGGAAGCCGCTATCGGCCTTGATGTCATCGCCGGTTTCCCCGGCGAGAGCGAGGTCGAGTTCGAGAACACCCGGCGCCTGATCGAGAACCTGCCGATTTCGCATCTGCACGTTTTCCCTTACAGCCGTCGTCCCGGAACACCCGCGGCCTCCATGCCCGACCAGGTGCCGGGAGATGTCGCCAGGCAGCGATGCGCCATTCTGCGCAGCCTTGGTGAACGCAAAAACCGCAGTTTTGCCGAGCAGTTTATCGGCCGTGTCCTGGAGGTCGTGGTCGAAGGCGGCAACCGCGGCGGCTGGGGACGTGGCCTGGCCCGCAACTACCTGACGGTCCAGTTTCGCGGCGGCAGCAAATTGCAGGGCAGGCGTGCCTGGGTCAAGGTGGAGGGCTGGAGCCCGGCCGGACTGCGCGGATCGCTGATATGA
- a CDS encoding class I SAM-dependent methyltransferase: protein MLTTGDEKMRKALTREKIQDIYSRLAAHYDTLHRLLTAGADQRGRRMLVEKTITSEEKILDCGAGTGSCGLLAAKMSGATSHVILLDLNETMLRTGRKKTLQEDLTERTSWLVGDMTRLPFPDNSFDLVFSSYSLCPLTDPRQGALELYRVTRPGGKIAVAHSTEAENPFIHWAADKIETLAWRYPILSMGCRPVSVLPALERAGAKLLFRQRIGVPLWPFLIFIMKKPQS from the coding sequence ATGCTGACAACAGGAGATGAAAAGATGCGAAAGGCACTCACGCGTGAAAAAATACAGGACATCTATAGTCGCCTGGCCGCGCATTACGATACGCTGCACCGACTCCTGACTGCAGGCGCGGACCAGCGCGGACGCAGGATGCTGGTGGAAAAAACCATAACTTCGGAGGAAAAAATTCTGGACTGCGGCGCCGGAACCGGCAGCTGCGGTCTCCTGGCCGCAAAAATGTCGGGCGCGACAAGCCACGTCATACTACTGGACCTGAACGAAACGATGCTCAGAACGGGGCGCAAAAAAACGCTGCAAGAAGACCTCACTGAGCGAACCAGCTGGCTGGTCGGCGATATGACCCGCCTGCCTTTTCCCGACAACAGTTTCGACCTGGTTTTCTCCAGTTACTCCCTCTGCCCACTGACAGACCCGAGGCAGGGGGCATTGGAGTTGTACCGGGTTACCCGTCCGGGTGGGAAAATAGCTGTCGCCCACTCCACCGAAGCAGAAAACCCTTTCATTCACTGGGCAGCTGACAAAATCGAAACCCTGGCCTGGAGATACCCGATACTGTCAATGGGATGTCGACCGGTCAGCGTACTGCCAGCACTGGAACGGGCCGGCGCAAAACTGCTCTTCCGCCAGCGGATCGGGGTACCACTCTGGCCTTTCCTGATTTTCATCATGAAAAAGCCGCAATCCTGA
- the lpdA gene encoding dihydrolipoyl dehydrogenase produces the protein MNDSIPPQSQLVVIGAGPGGYSAAFRAAELGLQVTLIDPGERPGGVCLYRGCIPSKALLHVAKLISETEEAESVGVRFAKPTLDVQKIRAWKNGVIDTLTKGLGARADKLKLTTLCGTARFRDNHTLQIATAAGEEGQLVFKQAIIATGSRPVMLPGIQTGKRILDSTGALELADIPKTMLVIGGGYIGLELGSAYAAMGTRVSVVEMTADLLPGCDRDLVSILKRRLDKNFNEILLNTRVMELKEQKNGVAVTFEDKKGEQSRRRFDKVLMAIGRRPNSEELGLDNTSIRINEKGFIVVDGRQRTTEVGIFAIGDIAGEPMLAHKAYGEAHVAAAAAAGQQSVFDPRAIPAVVFTDPEVAWCGLTETAAREQKIKVKTAKLSWRGNGRALTLGRHDGMTKLIVDAENDRLLGVGLVGPGAGELIAEAVLALEMAATGEDLRAVIHPHPTLSETIFDAAQMLFRG, from the coding sequence ATGAACGATTCCATCCCCCCGCAATCCCAACTGGTCGTTATCGGCGCCGGACCGGGCGGTTACAGTGCCGCCTTTCGCGCCGCCGAACTCGGCCTGCAGGTCACTCTCATCGACCCCGGAGAACGTCCCGGCGGTGTCTGCCTTTATCGCGGCTGCATCCCCTCCAAGGCCTTGCTGCATGTCGCAAAACTGATTTCAGAAACAGAAGAAGCCGAATCGGTCGGCGTCAGGTTCGCAAAACCGACGCTCGACGTACAAAAAATCCGCGCCTGGAAAAACGGCGTCATCGACACCCTGACCAAAGGATTGGGCGCCAGGGCCGACAAGCTGAAGCTGACCACCCTTTGCGGCACCGCTCGTTTCAGGGACAACCACACCCTGCAGATCGCCACGGCCGCAGGTGAAGAGGGGCAACTTGTTTTCAAACAGGCGATCATTGCCACCGGCTCCCGTCCGGTCATGCTGCCCGGAATACAGACCGGGAAAAGAATTCTGGACTCGACCGGCGCTCTCGAACTGGCCGATATCCCCAAAACCATGCTGGTCATCGGCGGTGGCTACATCGGCCTGGAACTGGGTTCCGCCTATGCCGCGATGGGGACCCGGGTCTCAGTCGTTGAAATGACCGCGGATCTGCTTCCCGGCTGCGATCGGGACCTGGTGTCGATCCTTAAACGCCGGCTGGACAAGAACTTCAACGAGATCCTGCTCAACACCAGGGTTATGGAACTGAAAGAACAGAAAAACGGCGTTGCCGTAACTTTCGAGGATAAAAAGGGGGAACAAAGCAGGAGACGATTCGATAAAGTTCTCATGGCCATCGGCCGCCGGCCCAACAGTGAAGAACTGGGGCTGGACAACACCTCCATAAGGATCAACGAGAAAGGCTTCATCGTCGTGGATGGCCGGCAGCGCACAACGGAAGTCGGCATCTTCGCTATTGGCGATATCGCCGGGGAACCGATGCTGGCCCACAAGGCCTACGGCGAAGCCCATGTCGCCGCGGCGGCTGCTGCCGGTCAACAGTCCGTCTTCGACCCCCGCGCGATTCCGGCCGTGGTTTTCACCGACCCGGAAGTTGCCTGGTGCGGGCTGACCGAAACCGCGGCACGCGAGCAGAAGATCAAGGTCAAAACCGCCAAGCTCTCCTGGCGGGGAAATGGGCGTGCCCTGACCCTGGGACGTCATGACGGCATGACCAAACTAATCGTCGACGCGGAGAATGACCGTCTCCTGGGTGTCGGGCTGGTCGGACCGGGAGCGGGGGAACTGATTGCCGAAGCGGTGCTGGCCCTGGAGATGGCGGCAACCGGGGAAGATCTGCGCGCCGTCATCCACCCCCACCCCACCCTGTCCGAGACGATCTTCGACGCAGCGCAGATGTTGTTCAGGGGGTGA
- a CDS encoding ADP-ribosylglycohydrolase family protein: MLGAIAGDIIGSRFEHHPTQSTDFALFAPQCRLTDDTVLTCAVADALLNDRPYDESLRDWFRRYPDAGYGARFIRWGMTDGAGPYNSFGNGSAMRVSPVGWLCGELETVLGEAARSAAATHDHPEGVKGAQAVASAIWLARKGEKKIAVKQFIEENFNYNLSRTLAEIRPGYRFDVSCRGSVPEAIICFLEADSFESAIRNAISLGGDADTQAAIAGSIAEACYGPVPEFIRTRVRPFLPPDIQEILRAFDLNQ, encoded by the coding sequence ATGCTCGGTGCCATTGCCGGTGACATCATCGGTTCCCGTTTTGAACATCATCCGACCCAATCAACCGATTTTGCATTGTTCGCACCGCAGTGCCGGTTGACGGATGACACGGTGCTGACCTGCGCCGTGGCGGATGCGCTGCTGAACGATCGTCCCTATGATGAGAGCCTCAGGGACTGGTTCCGGCGTTATCCGGATGCCGGCTACGGCGCCCGTTTCATCCGTTGGGGAATGACCGACGGGGCCGGTCCGTACAATTCCTTCGGCAACGGTTCGGCGATGCGGGTCAGTCCGGTCGGCTGGTTGTGCGGGGAACTGGAGACGGTGCTCGGGGAGGCGGCCCGGAGCGCGGCAGCAACCCATGATCACCCGGAAGGGGTCAAGGGCGCCCAGGCCGTGGCGAGTGCGATCTGGCTGGCGCGAAAGGGTGAAAAAAAGATTGCTGTGAAACAATTTATCGAGGAAAACTTCAACTACAATCTGAGCCGCACTCTGGCGGAGATTCGGCCCGGCTATCGCTTCGATGTCAGTTGCCGGGGGTCGGTTCCCGAAGCCATCATCTGCTTTCTCGAAGCGGATAGTTTTGAAAGCGCCATCCGCAACGCAATCTCCCTCGGCGGCGACGCCGACACCCAGGCCGCCATCGCCGGTTCCATCGCCGAAGCCTGTTATGGCCCGGTCCCGGAATTCATTCGCACCCGCGTCAGGCCTTTCCTCCCGCCGGACATACAGGAAATTCTCCGAGCCTTTGACCTGAATCAGTGA
- a CDS encoding 2-oxo acid dehydrogenase subunit E2, which produces MKQDIKLPEVSEGVRAGTVTSLNVAVGDRVEDDQTLLELETDKAVVAIPSPMAGTIRDILIAEGDTVEIGATVMVLETADPKAVPVSDESSPKPVEKERTEPTEDEPPAAEPAPAATSRPEIDLAAVRRDDRVAPASPTIRRMARELGVDIYQVQGSGPGGRISADDIRDYVKTTMQRVTGGGIPPSEFPGLHAQRPLPDFSRFGTSTREPLSRIRELTADAMSYAWSTIPMVTQYDQAVVGPVEEFRQARNSATGPDGRLTMTAILIKVCAAALRVFPHLNSALDLAGRELLLHDFINIGVAVDTPDGLLVPVLRNVDRKGIEAIAGELNDLADRTRRRRIRPEELEGGTFTISNLGGIGGTAFTPIVYPPQVAILGVSRAEMQPTWNGTGFEPQLVLPLSLSYDHRVIDGAAGARFLRWVCEALEQPLNLVMKN; this is translated from the coding sequence ATGAAACAGGACATCAAGCTGCCGGAAGTTTCCGAGGGTGTCAGGGCCGGTACGGTAACGTCCCTGAACGTTGCCGTCGGTGACCGGGTCGAAGACGACCAGACCCTGCTGGAACTCGAAACCGACAAAGCCGTGGTCGCCATCCCGTCTCCCATGGCGGGCACCATCCGTGACATTCTTATCGCCGAGGGAGATACGGTTGAAATCGGAGCGACCGTCATGGTGCTGGAAACGGCGGACCCGAAAGCGGTTCCGGTGAGCGATGAGAGCTCCCCGAAACCCGTCGAAAAAGAACGTACGGAGCCGACGGAGGATGAACCCCCCGCAGCGGAACCCGCCCCGGCTGCAACCTCCCGCCCCGAAATCGACCTGGCCGCCGTTCGTCGCGACGACCGCGTCGCCCCGGCCTCCCCCACCATCCGGCGGATGGCCCGCGAACTCGGTGTTGACATCTACCAGGTACAGGGAAGCGGCCCGGGGGGCCGCATCAGCGCTGACGACATCCGTGATTACGTCAAGACCACCATGCAACGGGTCACCGGCGGCGGCATCCCCCCGTCCGAATTTCCCGGGCTGCACGCCCAGCGCCCCCTTCCCGACTTCAGCCGGTTCGGCACCTCCACCCGCGAACCCCTCTCCCGGATTCGCGAACTGACCGCTGACGCCATGAGCTACGCCTGGTCCACCATCCCGATGGTGACCCAGTATGACCAGGCGGTCGTCGGTCCCGTCGAAGAGTTCCGCCAGGCCCGCAACAGCGCCACCGGCCCGGACGGCAGGCTCACCATGACCGCCATCCTGATCAAGGTCTGCGCTGCCGCCCTGCGAGTCTTTCCGCACCTGAACAGCGCCCTCGACCTTGCCGGGCGCGAATTGCTGCTGCACGATTTCATCAATATCGGCGTCGCTGTTGATACTCCCGACGGTCTGCTGGTTCCGGTGTTGCGCAATGTTGACCGTAAGGGGATCGAAGCCATCGCCGGAGAATTGAATGACCTGGCTGACCGTACCCGCAGGCGCAGGATCAGGCCGGAGGAACTCGAAGGCGGCACCTTCACCATCAGCAATCTCGGCGGCATCGGCGGGACCGCCTTCACTCCCATCGTCTACCCGCCGCAGGTCGCCATCCTCGGGGTCTCCAGGGCAGAAATGCAGCCGACCTGGAACGGGACCGGGTTCGAACCACAGCTGGTCCTGCCCCTCAGCCTCAGCTATGACCATCGGGTCATCGACGGCGCCGCGGGGGCCCGCTTCCTGCGCTGGGTCTGCGAAGCCCTGGAACAGCCCCTGAACCTGGTCATGAAGAACTGA